A single region of the Pontibacter kalidii genome encodes:
- a CDS encoding SLC13 family permease yields MAIALTRRNVGMLLAPLLALLVWLFTPPLAYEARMVATIMSFCLVFWMTEVIPLSMTAFLGVLLAVMLGIADINTAFQNLGHPIILLFIGSFLLARSMTRHGLDKHIALFILSRPFFQQSLFRLFLGFSGISFVLSMWVSNSVTVAMLLPLVLGVTKLVCHQEHGKSTAVYFLLGVAYSASIGGISTIVGSPPNLIGVNYLAQEGIRIDFLQWMYLALPISLSMYGFMLLYMRYFLGKGVYNRQVVQAYVAEHHQKENNLSKGELVTMGVFMVAVILWLAPGFLNLMGLEEAYTFMSTYFAESTVAVLAALLLFLIPPGHENKGQGTLTAEDLVKIDWDTILLFGGGMALGQLVVSSGLADVIGRSITTMIDPEQQVLLVVALVFLVLMLTEVSSNTAIAITFVPIIIGVLHGLELPLLYPVLGVVVACSMAFMLPVATPPNAIVYGSKEVPISQMARTGLLLNIIGTLLISAWILLYMAL; encoded by the coding sequence ATGGCTATAGCCCTCACCCGTCGGAATGTAGGTATGCTGCTGGCACCGCTGCTGGCGCTGTTGGTGTGGCTGTTTACGCCCCCCCTGGCTTATGAGGCGCGCATGGTGGCCACCATCATGTCATTCTGCCTCGTGTTCTGGATGACAGAGGTGATCCCGCTGTCCATGACGGCTTTTCTGGGCGTGCTGCTGGCGGTCATGCTGGGTATAGCCGATATAAATACGGCTTTTCAGAACCTGGGCCACCCGATCATCCTGCTCTTTATCGGCAGCTTTTTGCTGGCCCGCTCCATGACGCGCCACGGCCTGGACAAGCACATCGCCCTGTTTATACTTTCCCGCCCGTTTTTTCAGCAGAGCTTGTTCCGGTTGTTCCTGGGGTTCTCGGGCATTTCCTTCGTGCTCTCGATGTGGGTGAGCAACTCAGTGACGGTAGCCATGCTGCTGCCGCTCGTGCTTGGCGTTACGAAGCTGGTGTGCCACCAGGAGCACGGGAAAAGCACAGCGGTATACTTTCTGTTGGGCGTCGCCTACAGCGCTTCCATCGGGGGAATCAGCACCATCGTTGGCTCTCCTCCTAACCTGATCGGTGTGAATTACCTGGCGCAGGAGGGCATCCGGATAGATTTTCTGCAGTGGATGTACCTGGCGCTACCCATCTCGCTGAGCATGTATGGCTTTATGTTGCTGTACATGCGCTATTTCCTGGGCAAGGGCGTCTATAACAGGCAGGTGGTACAGGCGTATGTGGCCGAGCATCATCAGAAAGAAAACAACTTAAGCAAGGGAGAACTGGTTACGATGGGCGTGTTTATGGTGGCAGTTATACTTTGGCTGGCACCGGGCTTCTTGAACCTGATGGGTCTGGAGGAGGCTTATACGTTCATGAGCACCTACTTTGCCGAGAGTACTGTGGCGGTGCTGGCTGCTTTGCTGCTGTTTCTTATCCCGCCCGGCCACGAAAACAAGGGGCAGGGTACACTGACAGCCGAGGATCTGGTAAAGATAGACTGGGATACTATTCTGCTCTTTGGCGGCGGTATGGCGCTGGGGCAATTGGTGGTCAGCTCTGGCCTGGCCGATGTGATCGGGCGCAGCATCACCACGATGATAGACCCTGAGCAACAGGTGCTGCTGGTGGTGGCGCTGGTATTCCTGGTGCTGATGCTGACGGAGGTAAGCTCCAACACGGCCATTGCTATTACGTTTGTGCCCATCATTATCGGGGTGCTGCACGGCTTGGAGTTGCCGCTGCTTTACCCGGTGCTAGGCGTGGTGGTGGCTTGTAGTATGGCCTTTATGCTGCCTGTAGCCACGCCGCCAAACGCGATTGTGTACGGCAGTAAAGAGGTGCCTATCAGTCAGATGGCCCGCACAGGTTTGCTGCTGAATATAATTGGTACGCTGCTCATTTCTGCGTGGATACTGCTCTACATGGCGCTGTAA
- a CDS encoding DinB family protein produces MQPQQIITPPTSAEYTGYMGNYIQQAQAEDLIEGLTASYVFITGLVQGLTEEQLQYRYEPGKWTIKELMVHMMDAERIFSYRALRFARHDKTELPGFDENLYAQHSSANTRDINSIIAEYTSLRTATIELFKSFDEEALQQRGSANGVESSVRALGYVILGHEVHHQKIIRERYLKA; encoded by the coding sequence ATGCAACCGCAACAGATCATCACACCGCCCACATCAGCTGAGTATACCGGCTACATGGGCAACTATATCCAGCAAGCGCAAGCCGAAGACCTGATAGAGGGGCTGACGGCGAGCTATGTGTTCATCACCGGCTTGGTGCAGGGGCTAACAGAGGAGCAACTGCAGTACCGCTACGAACCAGGTAAATGGACGATCAAGGAGCTGATGGTACACATGATGGACGCCGAACGCATCTTCTCCTACCGTGCCCTGCGCTTTGCCCGCCACGATAAAACTGAGCTTCCTGGCTTTGATGAGAACCTGTACGCGCAGCATTCCAGCGCCAACACGCGGGATATCAACTCCATCATTGCAGAGTATACCTCTTTGCGCACGGCCACGATCGAGTTATTTAAAAGTTTTGATGAGGAGGCGCTGCAGCAGCGAGGCTCCGCCAATGGCGTGGAGTCGAGCGTGCGGGCACTGGGCTATGTCATACTGGGCCACGAGGTGCATCATCAGAAAATAATACGCGAACGCTACCTGAAAGCCTGA